The genomic DNA AGCCGGCCGACGAAGCCCTGCTGGCGGGTGCCCGTCGGGTTGGCCGGGTCGAGCACCCGGTTGACGTGGTAAAGATCGCCGCGCAGCGAGCCCTTGAAGGCATAGACCAGCCCTCCCGGCGTGGTGCTGGGCAGGTGCCAGCCGCCGGCCAGCGAGAGCCGCCGGCTGTCGGCGCCTTCGCTGCGCTCGAGCACCAGCGTGTTGGCATCGAATTCCAGGTGCTGGCCCAAACGGCCGGGCTCGCCGACGAAATGGTACTCCAGCTCGGGCAGCACCAGGGGCGTGTTGCCGGGGTCGTCGTCGCGGCCCAGGCCCTGGAAGCTGAAGGCGTTGGCGGCGGCGTAGTTGCGGCCGCGGAAGCCCTCGAGGAAGAGATTGCTGGTCAGGGTGTCGGCGCTGGAGAAGTCGTAGCGCCTGAGATAGGTGTCGTCACTGGCGCGCTGGCCGGAAAAACCCCAGCGCCAAGTCTCGTCGATATCGAAGCTGCCCACCGTCTTGAAATGGCCGCGGTTGTGGCTGCCGCCGGTCTTGGTGTTGTTTTCGTCGCGCCGGTCGACCTGGGTCAGGCTGGCGCTGAGTTGATAGCCGCCGGTCCGCGTGCGTTCGCGATATTCGCCGCCCAGCACGACGCCTTCCTTGCTGGTGAATAGCGGCTGCAAGGTGGCGTCACGGTGGGGACCCAGGACGAAGTGGTAGGGCGTCACCAGCTTGAGGCCAAGCTCGGTGGAGGAGCCGTAGGTCGGTGTGAGAAAGCCCGAGCGCCGCTTCACCGTGGGATCGGAATGGGAAAAGAAGGGCGTATAGGCGATGGGGATGCCCAAGACCTCGAGGAAGGCATCCTTGTAATCGATGCGCTGGGCCGCCTGGTGGTGGATTACCTTGACCGCCTTGATCTGCCAGAGCGGCGGCCGCCGGGGATGGTCGGGACAGAGCTGGCAGGCTGAAAACACCGCCCGATCCATTTCCGTGCGGTTGCCGTCGCGGCGCTTGGCGCTGCGGGCGGCCAGGCGCGAGCGGTCGGTCAGCAGGAGCCGGATGCCACGCACGAAGCCGTTGCGCATCTGGTCCCTGAGCTCGGCCTGCTCGGCGAACATGACCTCGCCCGAGGGCTCCAGGATGGCGATGTCGCCGCTGGCGGTGACCACGTCGCGGCGCTGGTCGTAGCTCACCCGCCGCGCTCTGAGGATGCGCTGGCCCATAACCAGCTCGACGTCGCCCTGGGCCGTGACGATACCGCGCTGCTGGTCATAGGAAAGCGTGTGCGCCTGCAGCAGCAGTGGTTGCTGTTCCTCGGCCCAAGCCGGGGGAGGGAGAGTCGAGGCCAGGGCGCCGCCGAGAAGCAGGCCGAGCAGGAAAGCGAGCCTCCGGGGCGGGCGCGGCGGGCGCGGCGGGAACATGGGGGGCCTCAGCCGTCTTCCAGGTGGAACATCATAGCCAAGCCCAGCAGCGTCGAGATTCCGGCCGGGGCCCAGGCCGCCAGCACCACCGGCAGGCCGCCCGAGAGCCCCAGGGCCAGCATCACGTCGGACAGGAAATAGAGCAGGAAACCGGCCAGCGAACCCCCCAATATCAGCAGCCCGGTGCCGCCGTGGCGCGTCAGGCGCAGCGAAAAGGTTGCCGCGATCAGCACCATGGCGAACAGCAACAGCGGCCCGGAAAGCAGCGAATGCCAGTGCAGGCGGTGCCTCAGCGCCGAAAAGCCGGCCCGCTCGAGGGTCTTGATAAAGCCCGGCAGATCCCAGAACGACACGGTCTCGGGCGGCGCGAAGCTGTCCTGGATCTGGCCCAGCGTCAGGCTAGTGCGCAAGGTGTAATCGGCGTGCCTTTCGGCCGGCCGCTTGGGTCCGGTGATCATGGCCTGGCTGAGCTGCCAATGCCCCGGCCTGAGCACCGCCCGGGCGGCGTCGATACGACCCACGAAGTGATCGCTGCCTTCATAGAGGAAGATGATGACGTCGCTCAGCTCGACACCTTCTTGCGATACCCGCCGGGCGTGGATCACCGACTGGCCCACCGCGTCGGCCTGACGCAGCCACAGTCCCGAGGACGATACCGCCAACATGGAGGGGCGGCCGTGCAGGAACTTGGCTTCTAGGGTTTCGTAGCGCGAGGTGGTGGCCGAGGCCAGGGGGTTGAAGACGGTGACCATGAAGAGGCCCAGCGCCAGGGCAATGAAGATGGCCGGCAGCAGGAACTGCCAGACCGAGACTCCGGCGGCCCGGGCGACCACCAGCTGATGGGTGCGGGTCAGGCGCAGGAAGGCCAGCATGCCGCCGAACAGCATGGCGAAGGGCAGCACCTTCTGCGCCATGACCGGCAGCTTGAGGATGGCCATCTCGATTATCAGCCAGATCCCGATGCTGTCGCGTACCCAGGCCCGGCGCAGCAATTCCACCACATCGATCAGCAGCACCAGTCCGAGCAGCACCCCCAGCACCAGGGCCGCACCGGCCAGGTACTGGCGCCCCAGATAGACGGACAGCGTCGGCCCCGGCCACATCAGGCCCGCCCCCCCGATGCCGCGGCCAGGCCGCGGCCCAGGCTCGGCAGTCCGCGGCCCGTAAGAATCCAACTGGCGCCGGCCATGGCGACGGCGATATTGAGATACATCAGCGGTGCCAGGGCAGGGGTATTGCCGACCAGCGGCATGAGGCCCAGCGCTACTGCCTGAAAAGCCACCGCGGCCGCGGCGCCGGCCAGGATGCGCCGCCATTTGCCCCGGCGATTGAATTCGCCCGAAAGAATGCCGGCCAGGGCGATCAGGGTGAAGGCCAGGCAGTAGAGCGGCGAGACCAGGCGCTTGTGGGCTTCGGCCTTCATACGGTCGGCATTGTGGACGTCATCGAGGCCGCTGCCCGGGTTCAGCAGCTCGGACAGATAGCGCTCGCCCGGTTCGCGCCAATGCTCGCCCGAGGTCTCGGCAATCAGCCCCAGATCGAGGGCGTAGCGGTCGAAGAACAAGAGCGAGAGCTGGTCCGGGTCCCGGGCCACCTCCTGGCGGTTGCCCTTGACCATGACGAAACGCGGACCCTCCGCGGTGTTGATCAGAATGCCGCGCTCGGCCATCACCGTCACCGGCTTCGAGGGCTGGCGGCTGTCGTGAACGAGAATGCCGTGCAATTCGCCGCCGCTCTTGCGTTCGCGCACGTAGACCGTGACGCCGTCGACCAGGGTGTTGAAGACGCCCTCCTGCAGCAGCACCGAGGCGTAGGATGAGCGGATGGTGAACTGCTGGTCCTTGAAGGTGCGGAAGCCCAGCGGCGTCAGGTAGAGCGTCAGTCCATAGGTCACGATGGTGGCGCCAAGCGCCAGCGCCAGGGCCGGCCGGGCCAATTGGCGATGGCTCAGGCCGGCGGCCCGCAGCACCACGATCTCGCTGTCGAAGCTGAGCCGGTGGTAGGTGAAGAGCACGGCGCAAAAAAGCGCAATCGGCAGGATCAGCGAGACGAAGCCGGGCAACAGCAGCATGGTGAGATAGAAGAAACTGCCGGCGGATAAGCCGCGGTTGACGATCAGGTCGACGAAACGGAGGCTTTGGGTGAGCCAGACGACGCCGACCAGGGCGCCGGTGATGAACAGTGTGGGCGCAAAGAGTTGGCGCAAGATATAGCGGGTAACCCGGCTCATGAACGCAGTATAGCCGATCCGGCCACCCTGCCGCAAAACGCGAATGAAGCGCTCTTGAGCGATTCCCAGCACCGGGGAATCGCTCTAATATATACCTCAATTCACCCCGCCAGTTTACTCCGAGGAACTGACCCGTCATGAAGATTTCGCTTGCCGAGCCCACGCTCCCCCGAACCGGCGCCCTGGTCGTTGGCGTATCCGAAGGCCGTGCTCTCAGCCCGACCGCCGCCGCGGTCGACGGCAAAACGGGCGGGGCGCTGAGACGGGCGCTCAAGTCGGGCCGCTTCCGCGGCACCAGAAACCAGATCCTCGAGCTGCTGGCACCCAACGGCCTGGGCGCCAGCCGCGTCGTCATGGTGGGCCTGGGCAAGGCCAGGGAGCTCGACGCCCTGGCGGCCCAGGGTATCGGCGGCACCATCGTCGGGCACTTGGGCAAGAGCGGCGAGAGCGCCGCCGCGGTCGCCGTCGACAGCCTGAAAGGTGGTAAACTGAAGGCCGTCGATTGGGCCGCCAACATCGCCTACGGGGCGCGCCTGGGCAGCTATCGGTTCGACCGCTACCGCACCCGGGAAAAGGCGGATAAGAAACCCAGCCTGCGCACGCTCAACGTCATGGTCAAGGATAGCAAGGACGCCAGGCGCCTCTTTTCGCGTCTCGACAAGATCGCCGACGGTGTCTTTTTGACCCGCGACCTGGTCTCGGAACCGGCCAACGTGCTCTATCCCGAAAGCCTGGCACGCCAGGCCCGGGGACTTGGCAAGCTGGGCCTCAAGGTCGAGGTGCTGGGCCGGGCCCGGATGGAGAAGCTGGGCATGGGAGCGCTGCTCGGCGTAGCCCAGGGCAGCCTGCGCCAGCCCCAGCTCGTGGTCATGCGCTGGGATGGCGCGCCGCGCGGCAGCGCTGCGCGCGGCCTTGACAAGCAGCCGCTGGCCATCGTCGGCAAGGGCGTCACCTTCGACAGCGGCGGCATCTCCATCAAGCCCTCCAAGGGCATGGAAGACATGAAGTGGGATATGGGCGGTGCCGGCACGGTGATCGGACTGATGCGGGCTCTGGCCGGGCGCAAAGCGAAAGCAAACGTGGTCGGCGTCGTCGGCCTGGTGGAAAACATGCCGTCGGGCTCGGCGCAACGGCCGGGCGACGTGGTGACGTCGGCTTCGGGCCAGACCATCGAGGTGGTCAACACCGACGCCGAGGGCCGCCTGGTGCTGGCCGATGCCCTGTGGTACACGCAGCGCCGCTTCAAGCCCAAGGCCATGATCGACCTGGCGACCTTGACCGGGGCCATCATCGTCTCGCTGGGCCACGTCCATGCCGGCCTCTTTTCCGACAACGAGGCGCTGGCCAAGGCCATCTCCGCGGCCGGCCAGGCCGAGGGCGAGTTGGTCTGGCGTTTTCCCTTGCACGCCGATTATGACAAGGAAATCAACTGTGACGTCGCCGACATGAAAAACGTGGGCTCGGGCGGCGGCGGGGGCAGCATCGTCGGGGCCCAGTTCATCAAGCGCTTCACCAACCAGGTACCCTGGGCGCATCTCGATATCGCCGGCGTGACCTGGTCCAAGAAGGGGCGGCCGACAGTGCCCAAGGGCGGCACCGGTTTCGGCGTGCGTCTGCTCGACCGCCTGGTGGCCGAGCGCTACGAGGCCAAATAGGCGGGCCCTGTGACCGAGGTCTCGTTTTACCACCTCGAGCGCACGGCGCTGGAACAGGCCCTGCCCAGGCTGCTGGAGAAGGTCCTGGAACGCGACTGGCGGGCCCTTGTGGTGGCGGCCTCGATGGAGCGGGTGGAGGCCTTGAACGCCGTTCTCTGGACCTATGAGCAACGCTCCTTCCTGCCCCACGGCAGCACCGCCGACGGCCGTCCCGAGGCCCAACCGGTCTATCTCAGCCCGAGCCAGGAGAACCTCAACGAAGCCAATGTTCTGGTTCTGGTCGACGGCTGCAGCGGCTCGGACATCGAGGCTTACGACCGTGTCCTCGACATCTTCGACGGCGCCAGTCAAGCCGCCGTCGAGGCCGCCCGCGAACGTTGGCGCCAGCTCAGCGAGGCCGGCCATGAGCTGACCTACTGGCAGCAGAATCCGCGCGGCGGCTGGGAAAAAAAGGCCTAAATACCGACAACCGAAGGAGAACGAAAGATGCCGGCCTATTGCATCGCCGAATTGAAGATTTTCGACCAGGACGCCTACGCCCGCTACAAGGGCGACGTCACCGCCGTGGTCGAAAGCTTCGGCGGCCGCTTTCTGGTGCGTGGCGACCAGTACGACTGCGTCGAGGGGGA from Alphaproteobacteria bacterium includes the following:
- the lptG gene encoding LPS export ABC transporter permease LptG — protein: MWPGPTLSVYLGRQYLAGAALVLGVLLGLVLLIDVVELLRRAWVRDSIGIWLIIEMAILKLPVMAQKVLPFAMLFGGMLAFLRLTRTHQLVVARAAGVSVWQFLLPAIFIALALGLFMVTVFNPLASATTSRYETLEAKFLHGRPSMLAVSSSGLWLRQADAVGQSVIHARRVSQEGVELSDVIIFLYEGSDHFVGRIDAARAVLRPGHWQLSQAMITGPKRPAERHADYTLRTSLTLGQIQDSFAPPETVSFWDLPGFIKTLERAGFSALRHRLHWHSLLSGPLLLFAMVLIAATFSLRLTRHGGTGLLILGGSLAGFLLYFLSDVMLALGLSGGLPVVLAAWAPAGISTLLGLAMMFHLEDG
- a CDS encoding DNA polymerase III subunit chi, giving the protein MTEVSFYHLERTALEQALPRLLEKVLERDWRALVVAASMERVEALNAVLWTYEQRSFLPHGSTADGRPEAQPVYLSPSQENLNEANVLVLVDGCSGSDIEAYDRVLDIFDGASQAAVEAARERWRQLSEAGHELTYWQQNPRGGWEKKA
- a CDS encoding leucyl aminopeptidase — encoded protein: MKISLAEPTLPRTGALVVGVSEGRALSPTAAAVDGKTGGALRRALKSGRFRGTRNQILELLAPNGLGASRVVMVGLGKARELDALAAQGIGGTIVGHLGKSGESAAAVAVDSLKGGKLKAVDWAANIAYGARLGSYRFDRYRTREKADKKPSLRTLNVMVKDSKDARRLFSRLDKIADGVFLTRDLVSEPANVLYPESLARQARGLGKLGLKVEVLGRARMEKLGMGALLGVAQGSLRQPQLVVMRWDGAPRGSAARGLDKQPLAIVGKGVTFDSGGISIKPSKGMEDMKWDMGGAGTVIGLMRALAGRKAKANVVGVVGLVENMPSGSAQRPGDVVTSASGQTIEVVNTDAEGRLVLADALWYTQRRFKPKAMIDLATLTGAIIVSLGHVHAGLFSDNEALAKAISAAGQAEGELVWRFPLHADYDKEINCDVADMKNVGSGGGGGSIVGAQFIKRFTNQVPWAHLDIAGVTWSKKGRPTVPKGGTGFGVRLLDRLVAERYEAK
- the lptF gene encoding LPS export ABC transporter permease LptF; protein product: MSRVTRYILRQLFAPTLFITGALVGVVWLTQSLRFVDLIVNRGLSAGSFFYLTMLLLPGFVSLILPIALFCAVLFTYHRLSFDSEIVVLRAAGLSHRQLARPALALALGATIVTYGLTLYLTPLGFRTFKDQQFTIRSSYASVLLQEGVFNTLVDGVTVYVRERKSGGELHGILVHDSRQPSKPVTVMAERGILINTAEGPRFVMVKGNRQEVARDPDQLSLLFFDRYALDLGLIAETSGEHWREPGERYLSELLNPGSGLDDVHNADRMKAEAHKRLVSPLYCLAFTLIALAGILSGEFNRRGKWRRILAGAAAAVAFQAVALGLMPLVGNTPALAPLMYLNIAVAMAGASWILTGRGLPSLGRGLAAASGGRA
- the lptD gene encoding LPS assembly protein LptD, which encodes MFPPRPPRPPRRLAFLLGLLLGGALASTLPPPAWAEEQQPLLLQAHTLSYDQQRGIVTAQGDVELVMGQRILRARRVSYDQRRDVVTASGDIAILEPSGEVMFAEQAELRDQMRNGFVRGIRLLLTDRSRLAARSAKRRDGNRTEMDRAVFSACQLCPDHPRRPPLWQIKAVKVIHHQAAQRIDYKDAFLEVLGIPIAYTPFFSHSDPTVKRRSGFLTPTYGSSTELGLKLVTPYHFVLGPHRDATLQPLFTSKEGVVLGGEYRERTRTGGYQLSASLTQVDRRDENNTKTGGSHNRGHFKTVGSFDIDETWRWGFSGQRASDDTYLRRYDFSSADTLTSNLFLEGFRGRNYAAANAFSFQGLGRDDDPGNTPLVLPELEYHFVGEPGRLGQHLEFDANTLVLERSEGADSRRLSLAGGWHLPSTTPGGLVYAFKGSLRGDLYHVNRVLDPANPTGTRQQGFVGRLLPQASVDVRYPLVRNQGSVRQTVEPIAMLIAAPYGGNPDKIPNEDSASFEYDDTNLFSLNRFAGLDRWEGGTRLNYGVKLGAYGQGGGHTTAMIGQVLRARADSTFADKTGLENKRSDYIARINVTPGPYLDYNHRMRLDRDTWSLRRTEVDLSLGPKALRFNAGYLSLSRELTSDELESREELRLSGRARFTRNWGVTASTRRDLAENRGTIVSGFGLDYIDECLEFTTRFERSFTSDRDVRPSTGISFRVKLKHLG